One window from the genome of Leptolyngbya sp. 'hensonii' encodes:
- a CDS encoding AAC(3)-I family aminoglycoside N-acetyltransferase encodes MSLLSHFSIHQIAPHEIALMEAMLQTFGEAFDEVEIYGGNRPGAAYLARLLGSDSFIALVALQGNEVVGGIAAYELMKFEQERSEIYIYDLAVAATHRRQGVATALIQALKTIAKARGAYVIFVQADIGDEPAIALYTKLGVREDVLHFDIPVEDSNDAHYS; translated from the coding sequence TTGTCTTTGTTATCCCACTTCAGCATTCACCAGATTGCGCCTCATGAGATAGCGTTGATGGAAGCCATGTTGCAAACCTTTGGCGAAGCCTTTGACGAAGTGGAGATTTATGGTGGGAATCGTCCTGGGGCGGCTTATCTTGCTCGGCTGCTCGGCAGCGACTCCTTCATCGCGCTCGTTGCGTTGCAGGGCAATGAAGTTGTGGGTGGCATCGCAGCTTATGAGTTGATGAAATTTGAGCAAGAGCGCAGCGAGATCTACATCTATGATTTGGCTGTTGCCGCAACCCACCGTCGCCAGGGTGTTGCGACAGCATTGATTCAGGCGCTGAAGACGATCGCTAAAGCCCGAGGAGCCTATGTGATTTTCGTGCAGGCAGATATTGGTGATGAACCCGCCATCGCGTTGTATACAAAGCTGGGTGTTCGCGAAGATGTGCTTCATTTCGATATCCCAGTTGAGGACAGCAATGATGCTCATTACTCCTGA
- a CDS encoding cupin domain-containing protein has protein sequence MMLITPDCFIVEESPAHGVGDPNRTLWISEAGGLTQFGALIEVLQPGSRSSNKHWHSAEDEMVYILEGEVMLIEGDTETLLRPGDVATFPAGVPVGHFLENRSTRATRCLVVGTRAPVDTITYPDHDWVCHRDRSLPDDIWTNSAGEPIPSPI, from the coding sequence ATGATGCTCATTACTCCTGATTGTTTCATCGTAGAGGAAAGCCCAGCTCATGGTGTGGGTGATCCGAACCGCACACTCTGGATCAGCGAAGCAGGAGGGCTGACCCAGTTTGGTGCTTTGATCGAAGTCCTGCAGCCTGGTTCTCGTTCATCGAACAAGCATTGGCATAGCGCTGAGGATGAGATGGTTTACATCCTCGAAGGGGAGGTGATGCTCATCGAAGGAGACACGGAAACTTTGCTACGTCCAGGAGATGTGGCGACTTTTCCTGCGGGAGTGCCAGTCGGCCACTTTCTCGAGAATCGTAGCACCAGGGCAACCCGATGCCTGGTGGTTGGTACGCGGGCACCAGTGGACACCATCACCTATCCTGACCACGATTGGGTTTGTCACCGCGACCGATCGTTGCCAGACGACATCTGGACCAACAGTGCGGGAGAGCCTATCCCGAGTCCGATATGA
- a CDS encoding SDR family oxidoreductase, translating into MLNVESKVIAITGASSGIGEATAKLLAHQGLRVLLGARRTDRLAAIATEIRSKGGEAEYRTLDVTNLEDMQAFVEFAQAKFGRLDVVVNNAGLMPLSRLEVLKINEWNRMIDVNIRGVLHGIAAALPLFKQQRSGQFVNLSSIGGHNVYPTAAVYCATKFAVWAISEGLRQESTDIRVTVISPGVTETELASTITDAEAAEWVEGFREAVIPADAIARAIAFAIEQPEDVDVNEIIVRPIGQSS; encoded by the coding sequence ATGTTGAATGTAGAAAGCAAAGTAATTGCGATCACCGGAGCTAGTAGCGGTATTGGTGAAGCAACTGCTAAATTGCTGGCTCATCAGGGTTTACGGGTTCTGTTAGGGGCGCGGCGCACCGATCGACTGGCAGCGATCGCTACCGAAATTCGCTCTAAAGGTGGCGAAGCAGAATACCGCACTCTTGATGTCACCAACCTCGAAGACATGCAAGCCTTTGTCGAGTTTGCCCAAGCTAAATTTGGTCGCCTTGATGTTGTAGTGAACAACGCAGGCTTGATGCCGCTCTCCAGGTTAGAGGTACTAAAGATCAATGAATGGAACCGCATGATTGATGTGAACATTCGCGGTGTGCTTCACGGCATTGCTGCTGCGCTACCCCTCTTTAAGCAGCAACGATCAGGGCAGTTTGTCAATCTATCCTCGATCGGCGGACACAACGTCTATCCAACCGCAGCCGTGTACTGCGCCACTAAGTTTGCAGTTTGGGCGATTTCCGAGGGACTGCGGCAAGAATCGACAGACATTCGGGTTACGGTGATTTCGCCTGGAGTGACGGAAACTGAACTTGCCAGCACGATTACGGATGCTGAAGCAGCGGAATGGGTGGAGGGATTTCGTGAGGCAGTGATTCCAGCAGATGCGATCGCTCGTGCCATTGCCTTTGCCATTGAGCAGCCAGAAGATGTAGATGTTAACGAAATCATCGTTCGACCGATCGGACAGAGTAGTTAA
- a CDS encoding SDR family oxidoreductase → MNLSSGLARFTLPGYSAYASMKGAIEVLTRYMAKELGHRQIAVNVVAPGEIETDFAGGSVRDNPEINNFIASQTALGRVGVPDDIGGAIAALLSEDNRWVNAQRIEVSGGQSI, encoded by the coding sequence GTGAATCTTTCGTCGGGTCTGGCTCGCTTTACGCTACCGGGCTACTCAGCTTATGCCAGCATGAAAGGCGCGATCGAGGTGCTGACTCGATATATGGCAAAGGAACTAGGACACCGACAGATTGCCGTCAATGTTGTGGCTCCAGGCGAGATCGAAACAGATTTTGCGGGCGGTTCAGTCCGTGACAATCCAGAAATCAACAACTTCATCGCTTCGCAAACGGCTCTGGGTCGTGTGGGTGTTCCCGATGATATCGGCGGGGCGATCGCAGCATTGTTATCCGAAGACAACCGCTGGGTGAATGCACAGAGAATCGAAGTCTCTGGTGGTCAGTCTATTTAA
- a CDS encoding SDR family NAD(P)-dependent oxidoreductase yields the protein MTNNTKIALVTGASRGLGKNTALALAKKGVAVIVTYHSNEAEANSVVSEIVEMDGL from the coding sequence ATGACAAACAACACGAAGATTGCATTGGTCACAGGAGCGAGTCGAGGATTGGGCAAAAATACTGCGTTGGCACTGGCTAAAAAAGGAGTCGCTGTGATCGTGACGTATCACAGCAACGAGGCAGAAGCAAATAGCGTTGTCTCTGAGATCGTAGAAATGGACGGATTGTGA
- a CDS encoding nuclear transport factor 2 family protein, which produces MQSNPVGVQDTERIEQRNKEIVRQYFDRWRNGTGNFFDLLAPEATWTITGTGATAGTYRKQALLDQVINPTSARLSTPIVPTVRGIWADGDMVIALWDGAATAKDGKPYRNTYTWYFRMQDGKAIEAIAFLDMQEFNSLWTRVSPKN; this is translated from the coding sequence ATGCAGTCCAACCCAGTAGGCGTACAAGATACTGAGAGGATCGAACAGCGCAACAAGGAAATCGTCCGGCAGTATTTCGACCGTTGGCGCAACGGAACTGGCAATTTCTTCGACCTGCTCGCACCAGAAGCAACCTGGACGATTACGGGCACTGGCGCAACTGCGGGCACCTATCGCAAGCAAGCGTTACTTGATCAAGTCATTAACCCAACCAGTGCCCGATTATCGACCCCGATCGTGCCAACAGTACGCGGCATCTGGGCAGATGGCGATATGGTCATTGCTCTGTGGGATGGAGCCGCGACCGCCAAAGACGGCAAACCTTATCGGAACACCTACACCTGGTATTTCAGAATGCAGGACGGCAAAGCGATCGAAGCAATCGCCTTTCTGGATATGCAAGAGTTCAACAGCTTGTGGACAAGAGTTTCGCCGAAGAACTAG
- a CDS encoding NmrA family NAD(P)-binding protein has translation MFVVFGATGQTGSVVADTLLEKKLPVRVVLRLAQSATAKHPDKAADAWQAKGADVAFADVIDADAITKALDGAIAVYAMNPPAYQAADMFTVAKNIGAAYVEAIARSNVQKVVLLSSVGSQHASGTGNIMTTHFLENIFGGLTIPVTCLRAAYFMENWNGVAAVAAAKGILPSFLQPLERPIPMVAAKDIGRTAVEALTEDWTGKRIIELHGAADYSPNDVAAAFAAALKRDVQAVALPESEWQATIVGFGASPEAANAWCEMLRGFNSGYIVFESNGIETRKGQTTIEAFAAETVKAQNLI, from the coding sequence ATGTTTGTAGTGTTTGGCGCGACCGGACAAACGGGTTCTGTGGTTGCCGATACGTTGCTTGAAAAGAAACTGCCCGTGCGCGTCGTGCTGCGATTAGCGCAAAGCGCAACTGCGAAGCACCCGGACAAAGCTGCGGACGCTTGGCAGGCGAAAGGCGCGGACGTTGCTTTCGCTGATGTCATTGACGCAGATGCGATAACCAAAGCGTTAGACGGCGCGATCGCCGTTTATGCCATGAATCCGCCTGCTTATCAGGCTGCCGATATGTTCACCGTAGCCAAAAACATTGGTGCAGCCTATGTTGAAGCGATCGCGCGATCTAACGTGCAAAAAGTTGTCTTGCTGTCTTCAGTCGGCTCGCAGCACGCCAGTGGAACAGGCAACATCATGACAACTCACTTTTTGGAAAACATCTTCGGCGGTTTAACCATTCCCGTCACTTGCTTGCGGGCGGCATATTTCATGGAAAACTGGAACGGCGTGGCTGCAGTTGCTGCTGCAAAAGGCATTTTGCCGAGTTTTCTTCAGCCGCTCGAACGACCGATTCCAATGGTTGCGGCGAAAGACATCGGGCGCACCGCTGTTGAAGCGTTGACCGAAGATTGGACAGGCAAGCGGATCATTGAACTGCACGGCGCGGCAGATTACTCGCCAAATGATGTTGCTGCCGCTTTCGCTGCTGCGCTCAAGCGCGACGTGCAAGCTGTCGCCCTTCCCGAAAGCGAGTGGCAGGCGACAATCGTTGGTTTCGGTGCCTCGCCTGAAGCCGCTAACGCTTGGTGCGAGATGCTGCGCGGTTTTAATTCTGGTTATATCGTTTTTGAGAGCAATGGCATTGAAACTCGCAAAGGACAAACGACGATCGAAGCTTTCGCTGCCGAAACTGTAAAAGCGCAAAACCTGATTTAG